Proteins from one Sabethes cyaneus chromosome 2, idSabCyanKW18_F2, whole genome shotgun sequence genomic window:
- the LOC128738585 gene encoding NF-kappa-B essential modulator, which yields MSEEDSFIVLGSTPTPSMENYLMEDGYDRKPTSLTPSQRNIMETSSTQIDSNNFSLIQADESLKSSAATQKFDVKSLSPPQSVNSVAMNGCTNNSLAASVIMGETKSSLLQAFPSLMSSSVTINEIQTLRHLINEHGQMKDSLQKANVAMRKNFSNIQKWQDEVKLKYAKQVRTVDEQMMAIGALQEENQSLKQALAHAESRAKEQDAHFQQEQKAAQKEMDDIRHQMEAERTSAGTELDELRKMLSEKQSILQNMARQIERLELEKQEFVVVNSNKPDIKDRDGLEFITKEEHDRQLKVLQREMSVVLAQNLQFEDMKKLFIDEINCLKVNMTAAEELHAKHRAEIHRMTKEIETKDVSLAENIRELKSLSEQVDVLTAQLDIYKNDFEAERSARAELASEKDRILSDLKLLQKRNQQLIDEVQNGRSAEESATRAANESLDRRNPAEVVAGSSAGGNSAEKPNGNEEQLFQRPVLHCPLCDSVFKDLSTLQNHVEDCYGTA from the exons ATGTCCGAAGAAGATTCCTTCATAGTACTGGGTTCGACTCCAACCCCATCGATGGAGAATTACCTAATGGAAGATGGTTATGATAGGAAACCAACATCGCTGACGCCGTCACAGAGAAACATAATGGAAACCTCCTCCACCCAAATTGATTCCAATAATTTTAGCTTGATCCAAGCGGATGAGTCATTAAAGTCGAGTGCTGCTACGCAGAAGTTTGATGTAAAATCCTTATCACCACCACAATCGGTTAATTCAGTAGCTATGAACGGTTGTACAAACAATTCCTTAGCTGCCAGTGTTATTATGGGTGAAACCAAATCTAGTCTTCTTCAGGCTTTTCCAAGCCTGATGAGCTCATCGGTAACCATTAATGAAATACAAACATTGCGACACTTGATAAATGAGCATGGACAAATGAAGGACAGCTTGCAGAAGGCGAATGTAGCAATGAGGAAGAATTTTAGCAACATTCAAAAATGGCAGGACGAAGTTAAATTGAAATATGCGAAACAAGTTCGCACGGTTGACGAACAGATGATGGCAATAGGTGCCTTGCAGGAAGAAAATCAAAGTTTAAAGCAAGCACTAGCACACGCAGAATCGCGTGCAAAAGAGCAAGATGCGCATTTTCAGCAGGAACAGAAAGCAGCACAGAAAGAAATGGACGATATTCGCCACCAGATGGAGGCCGAGCGTACTTCCGCCGGAACCGAACTGGACGAGCTGCGAAAGATGCTCTCCGAAAAGCAGTCCATTTTGCAGAACATGGCTAGACAAATCGAACGCTTGGAGCTGGAAAAACAGGAATTCGTTGTGGTCAATTCGAACAAACCGGACATCAAAGATAGAGATGGATTAGAGTTCATAACTAAAGAGGAACACGACCGGCAATTGAAGGTGCTTCAGCGAGAAATGTCCGTTGTGCTTGCACAGAATCTTCAGTTTGAGGATATG AAAAAACTGTTCATTGACGAGATAAACTGTTTGAAAGTAAATATGACAGCAGCCGAGGAGTTGCACGCTAAGCACCGTGCGGAAATACATCGTATGACGAAAGAAATAGAAACAAAGGATGTTTCACTGGCAGAAAACATCCGAGAACTGAAGAGCCTTAGTGAACAGGTGGACGTGTTGACAGCCCAGTTGGATATTTATAAAAATGATTTCGAAGCCGAGCGCTCGGCCCGAGCAGAACTGGCCAGCGAGAAGGACCGTATTTTGAGCGATTTGAAATTACTGCAAAAACGTAACCAGCAATTGATAGATGAAGTCCAGAATGG AAGATCGGCTGAAGAAAGTGCTACCCGTGCAGCAAACGAGTCCCTCGATAGACGCAATCCAGCGGAAGTGGTCGCAGGTTCTTCTGCAGGAGGAAACTCTGCTGAAAAACCGAATGGCAATGAAGAACAGCTCTTCCAGCGACCAGTCTTGCACTGTCCACTTTGTGACAGTGTTTTTAAAGATTTGAGCACCCTACAGAATCATGTTGAGGATTGCTATGGTACGGCATAA
- the LOC128738583 gene encoding translation initiation factor eIF-2B subunit delta, with amino-acid sequence MESPGAPSKQKRRPRKHKPKQPGAAQEVIVQQPISLQFVPAVPVARAIEQKQAAENKENSQDESQPKNELNRNPSKRRRKRNKSKKPESDIEPIQAIPLNEIFPGSKLFTLENQACRKKVHAVCAEKPARVSEQVLRPTSKCSTIVDISSDQIFPSEESSKAELSCPCIADISATEIFPSSIIYTVENVVIPRKFISAGCSQGISHQRTVNSIRGIVDIPLDQIFPIDAQQQQIKVPLEETMNPPKVEKSREEVLAEREAKKAAKAAAKGKSKDKPKPAAAAAPTPVNSTSLQKSSTDSSLSEKLSNLHISDPKDPLVTSTADKNPSKAERKALFEAQRASTGAAPTAKPATTKAERRALQEAQRAAKATAQVKKVAPEAAKSKTEPAKVVKKESTPTKQPKKSVKTDATQQPHMVRLLNHLYTAKFAAAEIVNSTQLHPAVTKLGLQYADGVVAGSKARCLAFLNALMQMIGDYETPPDKEFSRGFEETLNPNIVHLQRCRPFSVSMTNALKYIKMHTRQLNAKDSDSDQKEYLLDAIQTYIRDQIEKAEEAISISVQEKIYDGDVILTYGCSTLIKHILEEANRRQKSFRVVIVDSRPRNREHEMLRQLVAQGMDCTTVLINAIGYVMPEVTKVLLNAHALLANGCVMSRVGTAQIALVAKACNVPVLVCCETHKFSERVQTDAFVYNEIGNPNDLILNSGTRENQLHNPLAEWESISSLTPLNLHYDVTPPELVTAVVTEVAILPCTSVPVILRIKPSDVGY; translated from the exons ATGGAGTCGCCAGGAGCTCCTTCCAAACAG AAACGTCGCCCTCGAAAGCACAAGCCAAAGCAGCCGGGTGCTGCACAGGAGGTAATTGTCCAGCAACCAATTTCACTGCAGTTCGTGCCAGCCGTACCGGTGGCTAGAGCAATCGAACAGAAGCAAGCGGCTGAGAATAAGGAAAATTCTCAAGACGAATCGCAACCGAAGAACGAGCTCAATCGAAATCCTAGCAAGAGACGTCGTAAGCGAAATAAGTCCAAAAAACCGGAGTCTGATATCGAGCCAATTCAGGCAATCCCTCTAAACGAAATCTTCCCAGGGTCAAAATTATTCACGTTAGAAAATCAAGCTTGTAGAAAAAAAGTTCATGCTGTTTGTGCGGAGAAGCCTGCGAGAGTTTCCGAACAAGTTCTACGACCTACAAGCAAGTGTTCAACGATTGTAGATATTTCTTCAGATCAGATTTTTCCTTCCGAAGAAAGCTCAAAAGCAGAATTGAGCTGCCCATGTATTGCTGATATTTCCGCTACTGAAATATTTCCCTCTTCGATTATTTACACCGTCGAAAACGTTGTAATTCCAAGAAAGTTTATATCGGCGGGTTGTTCCCAAGGTATCAGTCATCAACGGACCGTAAACTCCATTCGAGGAATAGTGGATATTCCGCTGGATCAAATTTTCCCCATTGACGCTCAGCAACAGCAAATTAAAGTCCCTTTAGAAGAAACTATGAACCCGCCGAAGGTAGAAAAATCCCGGGAGGAGGTTCTTGCGGAACGTGAAGCTAAAAAAGCAGCGAAAGCAGCAGCCAAGGGCAAGTCCAAGGACAAACCAAAAccggctgctgctgcagcacctACGCCAGTCAATTCTACCTCTCTGCAAAAATCTAGCACCGATAGCAGTTTATCGGAGAAACTGTCCAATCTTCATATCTCGGACCCGAAAGACCCGCTAGTTACTTCAACGGCTGATAAAAACCCTAGTAAGGCAGAACGCAAAGCTCTCTTCGAAGCACAACGTGCATCGACTGGTGCAGCTCCGACCGCTAAACCTGCAACGACTAAAGCTGAACGCAGAGCTTTGCAAGAAGCACAACGTGCAGCCAAGGCTACAGCTCAGGTTAAGAAAGTTGCTCCAGAAGCAGCTAAAAGCAAAACCGAACCAGCAAAGGTGGTTAAGAAGGAGTCTACTCCGACG AAACAACCGAAGAAATCCGTAAAGACCGATGCAACTCAACAACCGCACATGGTTCGGTTGTTAAACCATCTCTACACGGCTAAATTTGCTGCCGCGGAAATTGTCAACTCGACCCAGCTTCATCCAGCAGTTACGAAACTTGGTCTGCAGTACGCGGACGGTGTTGTTGCCGGTTCCAAGGCCCGCTGCCTCGCCTTTCTGAATGCCTTAATGCAAATGATCGGCGACTACGAAACACCGCCGGACAAGGAGTTTTCGCGTGGCTTCGAAGAAACACTAAATCCAAACATTGTTCATCTACAACGCTGCCGACCGTTTTCCGTCTCGATGACTAACGCACTGAAGTACATTAAGATGCACACGAGGCAGCTGAACGCTAAAGATTCGGACTCGGAT CAAAAAGAGTATCTCCTGGATGCTATCCAAACGTACATCCGCGATCAGATCGAAAAAGCTGAGGAAGCGATCAGTATTTCCGTGCAAGAGAAAATCTACGATGGGGATGTCATCCTTACCTATGGCTGTTCGACGCTGATAAAACACATTCTTGAGGAGGCCAACCGGCGTCAGAAGAGCTTCCGCGTGGTGATTGTGGATTCTCGACCACGCAACCGAGAGCATGAAATGCTTCGGCAGCTGGTAGCGCAAGGAATGGACTGCACCACTGTACTGATCAACGCTATTGGCTACGTTATGCCCGAAGTGACGAAGGTTCTGCTCAATGCTCACGCACTGCTTGCCAACGGATGTGTCATGTCTCGCGTTGGCACGGCCCAAATTGCACTCGTAGCCAAGGCGTGCAACGTACCGGTGTTGGTTTGCTGTGAAACACATAAATTTAGCGAACGTGTTCAGACGGATGCCTTTGTGTATAATGAAATTG GTAACCCTAATGATTTGATCTTGAACTCGGGCACGCGGGAGAACCAACTTCATAACCCGCTTGCCGAGTGGGAATCGATTAGCAGCCTAACGCCGTTGAATTTACATTACGATGTAACACCTCCGGAACTGGTGACGGCCGTTGTAACTGAGGTGGCCATTCTACCCTGCACGAGTGTGCCGGTTATTTTGCGCATCAAACCTTCGGATGTTGGTTATTGA